The Brachypodium distachyon strain Bd21 chromosome 4, Brachypodium_distachyon_v3.0, whole genome shotgun sequence nucleotide sequence GAATCCCCTTTCGTCGTGGTGAGGTTGATCCGGAGATGGCGGAGAACGGGGGAGGTCCACAGCAGGTTGACGATGGCCACCGCCGCGGTCTTGCCCTTGGGCCTGTGCACTCCCTCCAGCTCGAGGCGCTCGAGGGCATTTAATGCCGGGCGCATGCACTCGGTGGTCTCCGGTGGGAGGTTGACGGCGATGTCCTCGAGGCGGTACACCGCCAGCTTGAGCTCCTTGACGCTGACCATGTCGGAAAGGAATTGCCAGAAGAACATGCGGTTCCGAGCCCGGAGTGGATCATCGCTGCGCCTATGATGGAAGCATGGGCTTTCAGAGGTGAAGCGCAGGTCGGCCCGTGCCaggtccggcggcggcgggcaaaGCGAGAGCCGCCGCAAGAGTCCCTGTACCTGAACCGCCGCAGCCTGGGCGCGTCGATCTCCACGGCGACAGCAACGCCGGAGCCGCGGAGCGTCCAGCCGCACTGGTCAAGCACaggcgccgtggccgccgggCAGCGCAGGCGGAgcacctcttcctcctcctgcccctCACCATTCTTCCTTTGTGTTTCTGCCGCGAGAAGGACGAACTCGAGGTGAACCACGGCGAGGCCCGGCGCGGCGTCGACGAGCTCCTGGAGGTGCCCCAGCGGCACGACGCAGTGGAGCAGCCGCAGCGACGCCAGCCGCGGGAAcgcgacgccgccggccggcatcggcatcggcatccgGATCAGCTCGCAGTTGGTAAGGTCCAGCACGCGCAGCGTCTCGGACGGGAGCGCGCCGAGGCCGAGACTGCAGAGCCCGATGTCGGACGAGGAACCGGGCTCCTCGACCAGGCGCGCCGCGATGCCGTAGTGCGTGACGGCGACACGGAGCTCCTCGACCCGGCGTGCCGCGGGGCGGGAGAGCAGACCGCCGACCACGTCGATCTCCTGCAACGACCAGCGGCCCGCGCCGTCGCGGTACAGGAAGTCGTTGGCCAGGATGCTGCTGTCGGCGTCCAGGTTGAAGGTGAGCCTCGTGACCgggtcttctccttcttcgtcggcggcggcgtcgagcgcCGACCTGGCGCCGGACGCGAAGCCGTCCCGCAGGGAGAGGATGCGGGCTATTCGGTCGTTCCTGGGGAGGTCGAGGAGACGGTCGGGGACGCGGATCTCGAGgttgacggcggcggaggcgcgccaGAGCGAGCGGAACCGCCGCAAGAGCGCGCTCGTGGACGCGGCCGCCTTTGAAGGGGCGAAGTGGAGGATGCGCCGATGAGGTCGTCGGAGAGATCCgagaggcggccgccgccggccatggtgGTGACCGATCTCGATGGGGATTCTGAGTCGATTTTGGGCTGGGGCACTGGGCCTTGATTTCTGAACGAGGGCCGCTTCCCTCTGGGCTATGCCGAGAGCAGAGATCTGGCCAGAATTCTCAACCGCCTCAAAGCCATATACTTCTGGGCTTCCTCGTTTATGtacgaaaaaaaaatcacagttAAACTACAAACTAAAATTGTAATTTGCAGATCGGATCAGCAATAATTACCTACGGGATGCAGAAAAGTTGAGTAAAATTGTGTACTCTcaaaatttgcctaaatacaGATGTATCTATATGTAAAAGGGTCTAGATACattaatatttcgacaagtaattccggtcgGATCCTCCCTGACTTCAAGACATGAGTGGTTACGTACGTTATCCACTATTTCTATCATAAATTTCGTAGATTGGAAAAGTttgatgggttcgttgcatgaaaaataaaaaaaaaatcctacgAGATGTGCGGAAGAAACCAAAGATCATATCTAGtagatgtaagtaacgagagggataatgagcatcataccctcgtaaaccacaaagcgttacgatcacgggatcgttgttggcgtCGTGGtactttcgatgagatcgCTCTCAATGCCGAACGTACGACACCTCCTTAgtatccacacgtacggcTTTGAtgtcatctccttcttcttgatccagcaagatGATGGGAGAGGTTGACGAGATCCTGGCAGCATGACGGCGTGGTGTAGGATATGGTGGAGAACTCCACGGGCAGGGCTTCGTTGCGCacgggagagaaggagaggtactaagggagagagatccagtTGAGAGCTTGGTGTGTTCTCTCCCCCTACCCCTCCCCTCTATTTTATATAGGGGTGGTGGTCCGGGTTTTTCCCTCCTCCAAGAAGAGGCTAGGGCCGGCTAGGAGAGTCCCAGAAGGATTCCTCCTTCTGCCCGGCCTCCCCCCACGTACATGACTTCCACCGTACAGTGGAGAGTCCCCACGTTTCCTCTCTTTCCCCTAATGGGCCTAGGAGATAACTAATTAGATtgctctaattaattactataGAGTATGATTTAAATTCTCAGgatttttcttgaaaattCCATAACCTTTTGAGAacttccggaaccttctagaacatTCCTGGTCCATACCGGAAAATATCCCGAACTTTTCCGAAACCCTGAAACAGCTTTCCCATATATAattctttatctccggactattccgaagctcctcgtgatgtcctggatcccatccgaaactccgaatcataattcgatatcaccatcttttatctcatcaaaccctagcgacattaagcgttaagtgtgtgaccctacgggttcgagaacatgtggacatgaccaagacacctctccgatcaataaccaatagtgggacctggatgtccatattGGTTCTCACATATTCCatgaagatctcatcggttgaaccacgatgtcgaggattcaattaatccggtatccaatTACCTTTGTCTCACGATATATTACCTGCCcaagatttgatcgtcggtatcaccatacctagttcaatctcgttaccggcaagttctctttactggtaccgcaatataatatccccgcgactaaacacattagtcacatgcttgcaagctcattaggatgttatattaccgagagggccaaaagatatctctccgtcacgtGGAGTGACAAAttccagtcttgatccatacaacccaacaagcacattccgagatacctgaagaacacctttatgatcacccagttacgagatgacggttgatgtccacaaagtattctttcggtactagggagtggcataatctcatggtctaagaaaatgatacttgacataataaaagcattagcaatttaaacttaagtgacacgatcaaaagctatgcttaggtttgggtctgtccatcacatcattctcctaatgatatgacctcgttaataaatgacaacacatatctatggttaggaaaccttaaccatcttttaatcaatgggctaatctagtagaggtgtattagggacacggtatttgtttatttatccacacatgtatttagtttcctgtcaatacaattataacatggataataaacatttatcaagaacaggTAAacatgataataacaaatttattattgacTCTGGGACATATTTCCAACAAAGTTGTCAATGAATTTAATAAATTAGATTATTCTTTAAGCCCAGTTCGTTTCAACCTTGTTCCCTGCCATCTTCGCAGACTACATGTGCTCGGACTCCCCTTATCCACTGTCTCAGTCTCAGATTGGGTCTCACCAGCTTGGTTAACCTCACAAGCTTGAAAATTCAACTTGTTTCCCTGACAAGGCTCTTGCTAGGCTGACCTGGCTGGTGCACCTTACACTGCACGTTAGGAAAAAGAATGTTCCTGAGGAAGGTGCCATCGTCATCCACACTGCATCTTTCCCAAATCTCAAGGATTTCTTCTTCAGAAATGAAGTGCCTTGCCTCGTGTTCCAGGCTGCAGGGGCAATGCACAAGATTCAGAGCCTCACCATAGAGTGTTACGCAGAAGCAAAGCGGCAAGGCAGCGATTTACAAGAAGGAAGACTTTACCGGAGTTCAGTATGAACTTGAGTCCGCCGACAGTTGTCAGCATGAGGAAGAGCCTAAAACTTGGGACGTGGACAGTCTCAAGGCCGCGCTCACGAAGGCGATCCCACACATTCGTATTCAATCCGTGTAAATAACATGTTGGTGTTTCTTTGGAAAGGTAAAAAATTCGCATAGCTACTGATGGATAATTTCCCATGCTTGAAAAATAaatctatatctatacctatctaaaaatacGAACCGTTCCTTTCACCACGCAGTTTACTCGTTCGTCGAGCGCCTTGGTCAAACCGTGGGCAATTCCGATCCAACACGCTGCGGCCGCCCCTCTCGCCTCTCGCACGtgtctcaaacaaaaaaaaatgcctctTCCAGGTGCCGCAGCTGTGTGATATGGATTATGGCAGGGGCACCATCCCTCCCACATCGCCACATCCCCGtccctcccgcgccgccgccggctcctcaTTCACCGCTACCAGCGCGACTCCTTCTCATATATGGTTTGTGGTTGGACTTGGCTGGAGGCGCCGGTCTTAGGGCCGTGATTGGGATCTCAAAGCTTGGGTTAACACGATACAGAGAGAGAACGAGGAGCAGAGTAGAGCAAGGGCGCCGCGCGGGGAGATTAAATGTACGAAATAGACGATTGAAAACCCGAATCGATCCATGAGGTGATGAGAATTAATTTGGCGGTTTCGATTTTGAAGAAATGGTCGgggcgagagaatcgaaggggaatTCAAGGGGGCGGCGTGCACTGGAACTGCAGTCGCGTGCGCGTGCTGTTATGTGTCTCTCAACCGAAGAAGACGATGCGTGATGGCCCAAAGCAATGAAATTGTTTTCCTTTTAACTAAAAAATTAGAGCAAATTCAAAATCAAATGCAGCCAGAAAAATAAACGAAAAATGACAAAGGTTGAATGAAATATTTTTGAGCCAATAAACTATTTTCATAGCCAAATTCAAAATCTTTTCAAACATGTGGAGCGGACTGTGGCAAGGCATTTCGGCTAGTAAGAATGTAAAATTGATGTTTAGTTTCTTTATGTTCgcatttttttaaggaaatcGAGGGCGCTGATAGGATGATCAATGCGGGGTTGCAACAGGACCATCCGTGATTATTTTTTAGGGGAAGGCCCATCCGTGATACTACGGGGCGAACTGAAACGGGCTGTTTTTTAAGGGATGACATGTTTATTTAACTGGGCCTTCATATTTCTTCGACACGGTCCAGTCTCCTTTGGGCCACCTCTGAGTGCTTTCGGCCCAGGCCGGTCTGCTCGATCCACCTCgccctaaaaaaaaccctcGGATTTCATCGATCAAATTAAATCACTCTTACAgctcaaaaaataataatttaaaTCACCTTTGGGCGCAATAGGGCTGTAGTATCTTTTTGCGGAAAAGGAGCTATATATACGTCAACATCGATAAATATAGTGATATAGACGCCGTGGATTCAGAATCTCTTCAACTTTAAATCTTGTTGCTCTGATTTCATTGGTGTTGAAATCGGAAGCCTGGCTCCTACATGTCTAAAATAATATAGACAGCGTGCAGCCCAGGCCTAATTTGCATGCTTAAATATGCTTCTGTGAAATTTCCTTGATTTCACTGTCTGATCAAGAAATGTACGGAAATCTTCCAGTTTTCTCACTGAATATACATCTTggttttttaaataaaatatacttcttcctccgatccataataagtgtcgttgaTTTAAGTAGAACTTcaactttgtattaaatcAGCGATACTTATTATGAATTTGAGAGAGTACTTggttttttaaaatatatatactcatatacaatgcatgcatttttttttttctctctgaaTATTCATACTCGACTATCTTGCTATGTTTTTTAAAATGGCTCTATTGCTATTTTGGTACCCTTTCGATGATAGAAGACACGGTATTTTCCTTTTGAAGCCTCGgacggccggccgccggacGCTGTACCTTGATCAACCGTGGCTTTAGTTTTTCTTAACTCCGTATTAGCCAGTTTGCTGCCTAGCTCAAGGAGTTAAGACCTAGCTTAGCTCGGCAGTTTAATATGACCTTCACGGTGAAAATATAATTTAATACATACGGATCAAAACAAGTCATGTTGGGAACATATACATACATGGTGAAGGAAAAATTCAACCCAACGCCAGCTAGCTGTAATTTGACCTCGAAAAGTACATACGTGTACGCGTAGATGGACTAATTCGATCCTTCTCAATGGTTGGACCTTTTGTTCACATTTCCATTCTCATATCGTAACCTGCCTTTTTGTTATAATCCGTAGATCAGAATGATTTGTAAAATTTCCAACATCGTATTTGACCTAAATATTAGacatacaaaggtcaaagatGGATCCGAATTTGCAGATCGGTCAATAATTACCTATGGGATGCAAAAAGGTTACTAAAATCGTgtcatcttctttttctccttggCTTTGAGAAA carries:
- the LOC100841469 gene encoding uncharacterized protein LOC100841469 produces the protein MAGNKFNCDFFFVHKRGSPEVYGFEAVENSGQISALGIAQREAALVQKSRPSAPAQNRLRIPIEIGHHHGRRRPPLGSLRRPHRRILHFAPSKAAASTSALLRRFRSLWRASAAVNLEIRVPDRLLDLPRNDRIARILSLRDGFASGARSALDAAADEEGEDPVTRLTFNLDADSSILANDFLYRDGAGRWSLQEIDVVGGLLSRPAARRVEELRVAVTHYGIAARLVEEPGSSSDIGLCSLGLGALPSETLRVLDLTNCELIRMPMPMPAGGVAFPRLASLRLLHCVVPLGHLQELVDAAPGLAVVHLEFVLLAAETQRKNGEGQEEEEVLRLRCPAATAPVLDQCGWTLRGSGVAVAVEIDAPRLRRFRYRDSCGGSRFARRRRTWHGPTCASPLKAHASIIGAAMIHSGLGTACSSGNSFPTWSASRSSSWRCTASRTSPSTSHRRPPSACARH